In one window of Kitasatospora sp. MMS16-BH015 DNA:
- a CDS encoding RNA polymerase-binding protein RbpA, with translation MSERALRGTRLGATSYETDRGIDLAPRQTVEYACQNGHRFEVPFSVEAEIPSIWECRFCGQEAMLLDGDEPEEKKTKPTRTHWDMLMERRTREELEEVLAERLAVLRSGGMNLAVHPRDTRKSA, from the coding sequence ATGAGCGAGCGAGCTCTCCGCGGCACGCGACTCGGGGCCACTAGCTACGAGACCGACCGTGGAATCGATCTGGCTCCCCGCCAGACCGTCGAGTACGCATGTCAGAACGGACACCGATTCGAGGTGCCCTTCTCCGTCGAGGCGGAGATTCCCTCGATTTGGGAGTGCCGCTTCTGTGGCCAGGAGGCCATGCTCCTCGACGGAGACGAGCCGGAGGAGAAGAAGACCAAGCCGACGCGCACCCATTGGGACATGCTGATGGAGCGCCGTACGCGTGAGGAGCTGGAGGAGGTGCTGGCCGAGCGGCTGGCCGTGCTCCGCTCCGGCGGGATGAACCTGGCGGTCCACCCGCGGGACACTCGCAAGAGCGCCTGA
- the fxsA gene encoding FxsA family membrane protein: protein MEWIRTVSQHVTPAPTAPRSRLRRLLPLLLTAWLVLEIWLLTVVAGYLGGFAVLMLLIAGVVLGGSLIKRAGRRAFAAAMEQTRAPQPQQPQTGTSLTVLAGVLLILPGFLSDLVALTLLLPPTRALWRALGRRLTATALRTAAPAGAAPFADAMRMQEQLRIHRPDGKVIQGEVVDPATKVVDPESK from the coding sequence ATGGAGTGGATCCGTACCGTGAGCCAGCACGTCACCCCGGCCCCGACCGCCCCGCGCAGCCGCCTCCGGCGGCTGTTGCCCCTGCTGCTGACCGCCTGGCTGGTGCTGGAGATCTGGCTGCTCACCGTGGTGGCCGGCTACCTCGGCGGCTTCGCCGTGCTGATGCTGCTGATCGCGGGCGTGGTCCTCGGCGGTTCGCTGATCAAGCGGGCCGGCCGCCGGGCCTTCGCCGCCGCGATGGAGCAGACCCGAGCCCCGCAGCCGCAGCAGCCGCAGACCGGCACCAGCCTGACCGTGCTGGCCGGGGTGCTGCTGATCCTGCCGGGCTTCCTCTCCGACCTGGTGGCGCTGACCCTGCTGCTGCCGCCCACCCGCGCGCTCTGGCGCGCCCTGGGCCGCCGGCTGACGGCCACCGCGCTGCGCACGGCCGCTCCGGCCGGGGCGGCGCCGTTCGCGGACGCGATGCGGATGCAGGAGCAGCTGCGGATCCACCGCCCCGACGGCAAGGTGATCCAGGGCGAGGTCGTGGACCCCGCCACCAAGGTGGTCGACCCCGAAAGCAAGTGA
- the lnt gene encoding apolipoprotein N-acyltransferase, with translation MQQESAVSRRLAKIRAGLPRTGLAVVGGLALGLSFPPYDLWPLSVVGVGALSLLTKGRTGRQGAWTGFAFGFPFFLLLLSWLRVIGWDATVGLSAIEAAFVALMGAGLAMSSRLRAWPLWAACLWVAQEWARDRLPFGGFPWGRLAFANTASPFTPLAAIGGAPLVTFAVALSGALLAWGALRLRTDARAPKAAALAGAGAAAAILAGYAVPVPTKADDTVKVALVQGNVAQPGMDFLGRPMMVLNNHASATERLAADVKAGKVAKPDVVIWPENSSDLNPFLDPAAYARIDQAVKAVGVPTLVGALVDGPDNQHVQNEGIVWDPVKGPGASYTKQHPVPFGEYVPFRAELSKVITRLQRVARDFYPGQGNGVMQLGPARIGDVICFEVAYDEIVRDTVNDGGRVLVVQTNNATYAETGQPEQQLAMSRLRAVEHDRAVLIAATSGISAVIEPDGTVSQRTEELTAAELSATVPLRDGKTVADRLGATPEWVVAIAGLLAAAAGLLAGRRSRGNRDELRGRGGDGPSGGTPAEAESLTSVVP, from the coding sequence ATGCAGCAAGAATCCGCAGTCAGCCGCCGCCTCGCCAAGATACGGGCGGGCCTGCCGAGGACCGGGCTGGCCGTTGTCGGCGGGCTGGCGCTGGGGCTCTCGTTTCCGCCATACGACCTGTGGCCGCTCTCGGTGGTCGGGGTCGGGGCGTTGTCGCTCCTGACCAAGGGGCGGACGGGGCGGCAGGGGGCCTGGACCGGGTTCGCGTTCGGGTTCCCGTTCTTCCTGCTGCTGCTCAGCTGGCTGCGGGTGATCGGCTGGGACGCGACGGTCGGGCTCTCGGCGATCGAGGCGGCCTTCGTGGCGCTGATGGGCGCCGGGCTGGCGATGAGCTCGCGGCTGCGGGCCTGGCCGCTCTGGGCGGCCTGCCTCTGGGTGGCCCAGGAGTGGGCGCGGGACCGGCTGCCGTTCGGGGGCTTCCCGTGGGGGCGGCTGGCGTTCGCCAACACGGCCAGCCCGTTCACGCCGCTGGCCGCGATTGGCGGGGCTCCGCTGGTGACCTTCGCGGTGGCGCTCTCGGGTGCGCTGCTCGCCTGGGGCGCACTCAGGCTCCGTACGGACGCCCGGGCCCCGAAGGCTGCGGCGCTGGCCGGGGCGGGGGCGGCGGCCGCGATCCTCGCGGGGTACGCCGTGCCGGTGCCGACCAAGGCGGACGACACCGTGAAGGTGGCCCTGGTGCAGGGCAACGTGGCGCAGCCGGGGATGGACTTCCTTGGGCGGCCGATGATGGTGCTCAACAACCACGCCTCGGCCACCGAGCGGCTGGCGGCGGACGTCAAGGCCGGCAAGGTGGCCAAGCCGGACGTGGTGATCTGGCCGGAGAACTCCTCCGACCTCAACCCCTTCCTGGACCCGGCCGCGTACGCCCGGATCGACCAGGCCGTGAAGGCGGTCGGCGTGCCGACCCTGGTCGGGGCGCTGGTGGACGGGCCGGACAACCAGCACGTGCAGAACGAGGGCATCGTCTGGGACCCGGTGAAGGGGCCCGGCGCCTCGTACACCAAGCAGCACCCGGTGCCCTTCGGCGAGTACGTGCCCTTCCGGGCCGAGCTGTCGAAGGTGATCACCCGGCTGCAGCGGGTGGCCCGGGACTTCTACCCCGGCCAGGGCAACGGCGTGATGCAGCTGGGGCCGGCCCGGATCGGGGACGTGATCTGCTTCGAGGTGGCTTACGACGAGATCGTCCGGGACACCGTGAACGACGGCGGCCGGGTGCTGGTCGTGCAGACCAACAACGCCACGTACGCCGAGACCGGGCAGCCGGAGCAGCAGCTGGCGATGTCGCGCCTGCGCGCGGTGGAGCACGACCGGGCCGTGCTGATCGCCGCCACCAGCGGGATCAGCGCGGTGATCGAGCCGGACGGCACGGTCAGCCAGCGGACGGAGGAGCTGACGGCTGCCGAGCTGAGCGCCACGGTGCCGCTGCGGGACGGCAAGACGGTCGCGGACCGGCTGGGGGCGACCCCGGAGTGGGTGGTGGCGATCGCGGGCCTGCTGGCGGCCGCTGCGGGCCTGCTGGCCGGGCGGCGGTCCCGGGGGAACCGGGATGAGCTGCGCGGACGCGGCGGCGACGGGCCGAGCGGCGGAACACCGGCCGAGGCCGAGTCGTTGACCTCAGTGGTGCCGTAA